In the Novosphingobium sp. 9 genome, one interval contains:
- a CDS encoding YihY/virulence factor BrkB family protein encodes MIAGTWEDGFIHAGNFAYMAIIALFPFCIVLAAVLSLLGEVHQLDRSIATVLTALPPRVTEALGPVAQAVASGRHGWLLWVGGILGLWTSTSLIETLRDILHRAYDVKPGAKFWRHRLISTGVIFAAVLLLLLSLSSQVLIAVVQQVIEVLLPRAEAFDFEIAASRVVSAGALFASIFTLFLLLTPSAFQGRRNPKWPGATFVTLWWLAAAWILPKVLRNFIAYDLTYGSLAGVVISLFFFWLVGLGMVVGAELNAALAARPEEQETLSGRELFAKHAAEHDNEVQENTNDRSDAG; translated from the coding sequence GTGATCGCCGGGACCTGGGAAGACGGTTTCATCCACGCGGGCAACTTCGCCTACATGGCGATCATCGCGCTGTTCCCGTTCTGCATCGTACTGGCCGCCGTGCTCTCGCTACTGGGCGAGGTCCACCAGCTGGACCGTTCGATCGCGACCGTGCTCACCGCCCTGCCCCCGCGCGTCACCGAAGCGCTGGGGCCGGTGGCACAGGCCGTCGCCAGCGGGCGCCACGGCTGGCTGCTCTGGGTGGGGGGTATACTGGGTCTTTGGACCTCGACCAGCCTGATCGAGACTTTGCGCGATATTCTCCACCGCGCCTATGACGTGAAGCCCGGCGCCAAGTTCTGGCGCCATCGCCTGATCTCGACCGGGGTGATCTTTGCGGCGGTGTTGCTGTTGCTGCTCTCGCTGTCCTCGCAAGTGCTGATCGCGGTGGTGCAGCAGGTGATCGAAGTGCTGCTGCCCCGCGCCGAGGCCTTCGATTTCGAGATCGCCGCCTCGCGCGTGGTCAGTGCGGGCGCGCTGTTCGCGTCGATCTTCACGCTTTTCCTGCTGCTCACGCCCTCCGCGTTTCAGGGCAGGCGCAACCCGAAATGGCCGGGTGCAACCTTTGTGACGCTTTGGTGGTTGGCAGCGGCCTGGATATTGCCCAAAGTGTTGCGCAATTTCATCGCTTATGATCTCACGTACGGAAGTCTTGCCGGAGTGGTGATCTCGCTTTTCTTTTTCTGGCTAGTCGGACTAGGGATGGTCGTGGGCGCGGAACTCAACGCCGCCCTCGCCGCGCGTCCGGAAGAGCAGGAAACACTTTCGGGCCGCGAACTCTTCGCGAAGCACGCGGCAGAACACGATAACGAGGTACAGGAAAATACGAATGACCGGTCTGATGCAGGGTAA
- a CDS encoding cation diffusion facilitator family transporter, whose protein sequence is MSGTPADNGALNRSAAFASIAAASVLLLFKGWAAWSTGSTAMLGSLADTGLDLIASVATLAGVWIAAQPADHNHRFGHGKAEAIAAMFQIVLISLSAFAIAARALEQFAQGSDTQGAQGGIAVSVIAIVVTFALLAWQQYVIRRTASVAIRTDNMHYQSDLLLNIAVIGALVLDQYAGFALADPLFGLGIAAWLAWGAWSASTEVLEQLMDHEWPEDKKQRFLEVLAANADVSGVHDLRTRTSGNRDFVQFHIWVDPQMTVREAHKVMDAIEDRLHAEFPDLEILIHPDPEGLVDEVGDAGKDVLPPIRVSPEA, encoded by the coding sequence GTGAGCGGTACGCCTGCCGATAACGGCGCGCTGAACCGCAGCGCCGCCTTCGCCAGCATCGCGGCGGCGAGCGTGCTGCTGCTGTTCAAGGGGTGGGCGGCGTGGAGCACCGGCTCCACGGCGATGCTGGGTAGTCTCGCCGATACCGGGCTGGACCTGATCGCCAGCGTGGCGACACTGGCAGGCGTGTGGATCGCAGCGCAGCCTGCCGATCACAACCACCGCTTCGGGCACGGCAAGGCCGAGGCGATCGCGGCGATGTTCCAGATCGTGCTGATCTCGCTCTCCGCCTTCGCGATTGCCGCGCGAGCGCTGGAGCAGTTCGCGCAAGGCAGCGACACGCAAGGGGCGCAAGGCGGCATCGCGGTGTCGGTGATCGCGATCGTCGTCACCTTTGCGCTGCTGGCCTGGCAGCAATATGTGATCCGCCGCACCGCCAGCGTCGCGATCCGTACCGACAACATGCATTACCAGTCGGACCTGCTGCTCAATATCGCGGTGATCGGGGCGCTGGTGCTGGATCAGTACGCCGGGTTCGCGCTGGCCGATCCGCTGTTCGGCCTCGGCATCGCGGCGTGGCTGGCGTGGGGCGCGTGGAGCGCCTCGACCGAAGTGCTCGAACAGCTGATGGACCATGAATGGCCCGAGGATAAGAAGCAGCGCTTCCTCGAAGTGCTGGCCGCCAATGCCGATGTCTCGGGCGTCCACGATCTGCGCACGCGCACCTCGGGCAACCGTGACTTCGTGCAGTTCCATATCTGGGTCGATCCGCAGATGACCGTGCGCGAGGCGCACAAGGTGATGGACGCCATCGAGGATCGCCTTCACGCCGAATTTCCCGATCTGGAAATTCTGATCCATCCCGACCCGGAAGGTCTGGTCGATGAAGTGGGCGATGCCGGGAAGGACGTCCTCCCGCCGATCCGGGTCAGTCCGGAAGCCTGA
- a CDS encoding serine hydrolase domain-containing protein, whose protein sequence is MPVRRPPLILCLALLPSLAACGQSGDAGPPPPSAEAEAALKGNGGAPHAALGRAIDALFDDGAVGHTDALVVMKRGEVIAERYASGIDAKTRLPGWSAGQCVTALMIGQLISDGRLRADESPPIPDWQRTGDPRGEITLRQLLQMRSGLRHSETAVPERHSDRFRMLFLDGRDDMAAYAEAQPLVAPVGKRFKPSSATSVILADLAARVLAEHPDPDSRRRAVNDYLRARVLEPIGMGSTVVGYDRAGTMVGAGMIHATARDWADLAEFLRHTGSVQGAQVLPRRWVEFMLLPSPANPGYGAGVWLNRAGSDGSSPLFPGKVSMNLFGCVGEYGQYVIGSPDQLLTVVRLGETGPDKAQALHDRLGDLIALFPSN, encoded by the coding sequence ATGCCGGTGCGCCGCCCTCCCCTTATCCTGTGCCTTGCCTTGCTGCCAAGCCTTGCCGCCTGTGGACAGAGCGGCGATGCCGGGCCGCCGCCGCCCAGTGCCGAAGCCGAAGCCGCGCTCAAGGGCAACGGGGGCGCCCCGCACGCCGCGCTTGGCCGGGCGATCGACGCGCTGTTCGATGATGGCGCCGTCGGCCACACCGATGCGCTGGTGGTGATGAAGCGCGGCGAAGTGATCGCCGAGCGCTACGCCAGCGGCATCGATGCGAAAACCCGCCTGCCCGGCTGGTCCGCCGGGCAGTGCGTCACTGCACTGATGATCGGCCAGCTGATCAGCGACGGTCGCCTGCGCGCCGACGAATCGCCGCCTATCCCTGACTGGCAGCGCACCGGCGATCCGCGCGGCGAGATCACCTTGCGCCAGCTGCTCCAGATGCGCTCGGGCCTGCGCCATTCTGAAACTGCCGTGCCCGAGCGGCATTCCGACCGTTTCCGCATGCTGTTCCTCGACGGGCGTGACGATATGGCCGCCTATGCCGAGGCGCAGCCGCTGGTCGCGCCGGTCGGCAAACGCTTCAAGCCGTCCTCCGCAACCTCGGTGATTCTCGCCGACCTTGCCGCGCGCGTGCTGGCCGAGCACCCCGACCCCGACAGCCGCCGCCGCGCGGTGAACGACTATCTGCGCGCCCGCGTGCTCGAACCGATCGGCATGGGCTCCACTGTGGTCGGCTACGACCGCGCGGGAACCATGGTCGGCGCCGGGATGATCCACGCCACCGCGCGTGACTGGGCGGACCTTGCCGAGTTCCTGCGCCACACCGGCTCCGTACAGGGCGCACAAGTGCTGCCGCGCCGCTGGGTGGAGTTCATGCTCCTGCCCTCGCCCGCCAATCCCGGCTACGGCGCGGGCGTGTGGCTCAATCGAGCGGGCAGCGACGGCTCCTCGCCGCTGTTTCCCGGCAAGGTCTCGATGAACCTGTTCGGCTGTGTGGGCGAATATGGCCAGTACGTGATCGGCTCGCCCGACCAGTTGCTCACCGTCGTGCGCCTCGGCGAGACCGGCCCGGACAAGGCGCAGGCCCTGCACGACCGGCTGGGCGACCTGATCGCCCTATTCCCGTCGAACTGA
- the mnmA gene encoding tRNA 2-thiouridine(34) synthase MnmA translates to MTTTQTPDLTAAALLDGIDPASLFQLEGPLSARRIVVAMSGGVDSSVVAAMAAATGAETIGITLQLYDYGAATGRKGACCAGDDIRDARAVADRLGIAHYVFDHESSFREEVVERFADDYLNGRTPIPCIRCNMGPKFTDLLAMARDLGADCLATGHYVRREIGPAGSELHRAVDTTRDQSYFLYGTTEAQLDFLRFPLGGLPKTETRRLASAAGLRNADKPDSQDICFVPDGDYAKIVRSVRPEGDAPGEIVHAQSGEVLGTHRGIIHYTVGQRRGLEVGGQAEPLYVTGIEAATRRVLVGPRRLLGVAAARIVETNRIGPLPAGVALTAKVRSMARPVPITLDGPLGDGAATTIRFAEPEYGVAPGQAAVLYAGERVVGGGWIDSTEAVEL, encoded by the coding sequence ATGACCACGACCCAGACGCCCGATCTCACCGCCGCCGCCCTGCTCGACGGTATCGACCCCGCCTCGCTGTTCCAGCTGGAGGGGCCGCTCAGCGCACGCCGCATCGTCGTGGCGATGTCGGGCGGCGTCGACAGTTCGGTTGTCGCGGCGATGGCCGCCGCCACCGGCGCCGAGACGATCGGCATCACGCTCCAGCTCTACGACTACGGCGCGGCGACCGGCCGCAAAGGCGCGTGCTGTGCGGGCGACGATATCCGCGATGCCCGCGCCGTGGCCGACCGGCTCGGCATCGCCCACTATGTCTTCGATCACGAAAGCAGCTTTCGCGAAGAGGTGGTCGAGCGATTCGCCGACGATTACCTGAACGGGCGCACGCCGATCCCCTGCATCCGCTGCAACATGGGGCCGAAATTCACCGACCTGCTGGCGATGGCGCGCGATCTGGGGGCCGACTGCCTCGCCACTGGCCACTACGTGCGCCGCGAGATCGGCCCGGCAGGCTCGGAACTGCACCGCGCCGTCGATACCACGCGCGACCAGAGCTACTTCCTTTACGGCACCACCGAAGCGCAACTCGATTTCCTGCGCTTCCCGCTGGGCGGCCTGCCCAAGACCGAGACGCGCCGACTCGCCTCTGCGGCGGGCCTGCGCAATGCCGACAAGCCCGACAGCCAGGACATCTGCTTCGTGCCCGATGGCGACTATGCCAAGATCGTGCGCTCGGTCCGTCCCGAAGGCGATGCGCCGGGCGAGATCGTCCATGCGCAAAGCGGCGAGGTGCTGGGCACCCATCGCGGCATCATCCACTACACCGTCGGCCAGCGCCGCGGGCTGGAAGTGGGCGGACAGGCAGAGCCGCTCTATGTCACAGGGATCGAGGCCGCGACTCGCCGCGTGCTGGTCGGCCCGCGTCGCCTGCTGGGAGTCGCCGCCGCGCGGATCGTCGAGACCAACCGCATCGGGCCTTTGCCCGCAGGCGTTGCGCTGACTGCCAAGGTCCGCTCGATGGCACGCCCGGTGCCGATCACCCTCGACGGGCCACTAGGCGATGGCGCAGCCACGACGATTCGCTTTGCCGAGCCTGAATACGGCGTCGCACCGGGGCAGGCCGCGGTGCTCTATGCAGGCGAGCGCGTGGTCGGCGGCGGCTGGATCGATTCGACCGAGGCGGTCGAGCTTTAA
- a CDS encoding S41 family peptidase, which produces MKFLPLMRATLLVSAVAMLPAATAGLAAVDSQVNPEFGKLFEIYQLIKENYVDPVDDDKLVKGAIDGMMASLDPHSDYLDGAALDRLETMIDGNYTGLGLSVVEDDGVVKVISPFKGSPADKAGIKAGDYITHIDGKLYYEQDLDEAVDKMRGPSGTTVKLTVYRPGRPDSFDVTVTRGVIELEPVTSELKGDIGVVSVNEFSKNVGRDVAKAITTLRQQAATKGTKMNGLVLDLRSNPGGSLDEAVALSDLFIDHGVIVSQRGRLASENQVYRAETVFKGDAVPGMPIIVLVDAGSASASEIVAGALQDSHRAVIMGQRTFGKGSVQSFIQLDKTSAIKITTARYYTPSGHSVQEGGIDPDIAVPQLTDPDARARNERAVRESDLRGHLINESSMADKELEQDQKPDPRFNISAEQLKKDGITDFQLHYAIETLDRVQGKPAALAATVPPKPAAEKPAAKTPAKSN; this is translated from the coding sequence ATGAAGTTCCTGCCCCTGATGCGCGCTACCCTGCTGGTTTCCGCCGTGGCGATGTTGCCTGCGGCCACAGCGGGCCTTGCCGCCGTCGACAGCCAGGTGAACCCGGAATTCGGCAAGCTTTTCGAGATCTACCAGCTGATCAAGGAAAACTACGTCGATCCGGTCGATGACGACAAGCTGGTGAAGGGCGCGATCGACGGCATGATGGCCAGCCTCGATCCGCATTCGGACTATCTCGATGGCGCCGCGCTGGACCGTCTGGAGACGATGATCGACGGCAACTATACCGGCCTTGGCCTTTCCGTGGTCGAGGATGACGGCGTGGTGAAGGTGATCTCGCCGTTCAAGGGCAGCCCGGCGGACAAGGCGGGGATCAAGGCGGGCGATTACATCACCCATATCGACGGCAAGCTCTATTACGAGCAGGACCTCGACGAGGCGGTCGACAAGATGCGCGGGCCTTCGGGCACCACGGTGAAGCTCACCGTCTATCGTCCCGGCCGTCCCGATTCGTTCGACGTCACCGTGACGCGCGGGGTGATCGAGCTGGAGCCGGTCACGTCCGAGCTGAAGGGCGATATCGGCGTCGTCAGCGTCAACGAGTTTTCCAAGAACGTCGGGCGCGATGTCGCCAAGGCGATCACCACGCTGCGCCAGCAGGCCGCGACCAAGGGCACCAAGATGAACGGTCTGGTGCTCGACCTGCGCTCCAACCCCGGTGGTTCGCTGGACGAGGCGGTGGCGCTGTCCGACCTTTTCATCGACCACGGCGTGATCGTCTCGCAGCGCGGACGCCTTGCCAGCGAGAACCAGGTCTATCGCGCCGAGACGGTGTTCAAGGGCGATGCCGTTCCGGGCATGCCGATCATCGTGCTGGTCGATGCGGGCTCGGCCTCGGCGTCCGAGATCGTCGCGGGTGCGCTGCAGGACAGCCACCGCGCGGTGATCATGGGCCAGCGCACTTTCGGCAAGGGCTCGGTCCAGTCGTTCATCCAGCTCGACAAGACCAGCGCGATCAAGATCACCACGGCGCGCTATTACACGCCATCGGGCCACTCGGTGCAGGAAGGCGGCATCGACCCCGACATTGCCGTGCCGCAGTTGACCGATCCCGATGCCCGCGCCCGCAACGAACGCGCGGTGCGCGAATCCGACCTGCGCGGCCACCTGATCAACGAATCGTCGATGGCCGACAAGGAGCTGGAGCAGGACCAGAAGCCCGATCCGCGCTTCAACATCAGCGCCGAGCAGCTCAAGAAGGACGGCATCACCGACTTCCAGCTGCACTACGCGATCGAGACGCTCGACCGCGTGCAGGGCAAGCCCGCCGCGCTTGCCGCGACGGTTCCGCCCAAGCCTGCGGCGGAAAAGCCTGCTGCCAAGACTCCCGCCAAGTCCAACTGA
- a CDS encoding DnaJ C-terminal domain-containing protein: MANDPYSTLGVSRSASEKDIKSAYRTLAKKLHPDANKDNPKAAERFSEVTAAYDLLSDKDKRAKFDRGEIDADGNPRMDFGAGFGGGRGFGGGSGGQHGFGGMGGGGFESGGMDFEDILGSMFGGGGGRSGGFGGMGGGRQAPRGANVSYRLSVPLTDAAELKPQRITLSDGKTIDLKLPAGLEDGTQMRLSGKGEPGPGGSGDAIVTIQLQTHASFRRDGDDLRLDLPVTLDEALNGAKVKAPTASGAVMLSVPAGSSSGKVLRLKGRGFTRKDGSRGDQLISLEIVLPEHDADLIQRLEGWQDTRDVRARLGV; this comes from the coding sequence ATGGCAAACGATCCCTATTCCACCCTCGGTGTATCCCGCAGCGCGAGCGAGAAGGACATCAAGTCCGCCTATCGCACGCTCGCCAAGAAGCTGCACCCCGATGCCAACAAAGACAATCCCAAGGCGGCGGAGCGCTTTTCGGAAGTGACCGCCGCCTACGATCTGCTGTCCGACAAGGACAAGCGCGCCAAGTTCGACCGGGGCGAAATCGATGCCGACGGCAATCCGCGCATGGACTTCGGCGCCGGATTCGGCGGCGGGCGCGGCTTTGGCGGCGGTTCTGGCGGCCAGCACGGGTTCGGCGGCATGGGTGGCGGCGGCTTCGAGAGCGGCGGCATGGACTTCGAGGACATCCTCGGCAGCATGTTCGGCGGTGGCGGAGGGCGCAGCGGCGGCTTTGGAGGTATGGGAGGTGGTCGACAGGCTCCGCGCGGCGCCAATGTCTCCTATCGCCTTTCCGTGCCGCTGACCGACGCGGCCGAGCTGAAGCCGCAGCGAATCACGCTCTCGGATGGCAAGACCATCGACCTCAAGCTGCCCGCAGGGCTGGAAGACGGCACCCAGATGCGCCTTTCGGGCAAGGGTGAGCCCGGCCCCGGCGGCAGCGGCGATGCCATCGTCACGATCCAGCTCCAGACGCACGCGTCCTTCCGCCGCGACGGCGACGACCTGCGGCTCGACCTGCCGGTGACGCTCGACGAGGCGCTGAACGGCGCCAAGGTGAAGGCGCCCACCGCGTCCGGCGCGGTGATGCTCTCGGTTCCCGCCGGGTCCAGCTCGGGCAAGGTGCTGCGCCTCAAGGGCCGCGGCTTCACCCGCAAGGACGGCTCTCGCGGCGACCAGCTGATCTCGCTCGAAATCGTCCTGCCGGAACACGATGCGGACCTGATCCAGCGCCTCGAAGGCTGGCAGGACACCCGCGACGTGCGCGCCCGGCTGGGCGTCTGA
- the fabI gene encoding enoyl-ACP reductase FabI produces the protein MTGLMQGKRGLIMGLANDKSLAWGIARKLHEQGAELAFSYQGDALAKRVKPLAESLGSDFLIDCDVSNMDALDAAFATLKERWETIDFVVHAIGFSDKNELRGMYMDTSLDNFLLTMNISAYSLVAVTKRASEMMNEGGSILTLTYYGAEKVMPHYNVMGVAKAALEASVRYLANDLGPRNIRVNAISAGPIKTLAASGIGDFRYILKWNEYNSPLRRNATIDDVGGSGLYLLSDLASGVTGEVHHVDAGYHTVGMKQEDAPDIALV, from the coding sequence ATGACCGGTCTGATGCAGGGTAAGCGCGGCCTCATCATGGGCCTGGCGAACGACAAGTCGCTGGCCTGGGGCATTGCCAGGAAACTGCACGAACAGGGGGCAGAGCTCGCCTTCTCCTATCAGGGTGACGCGCTGGCCAAGCGCGTGAAGCCGCTTGCCGAGAGCCTTGGCAGCGATTTCCTGATCGATTGCGACGTGTCCAACATGGACGCGCTGGACGCTGCCTTCGCCACGCTGAAAGAGCGCTGGGAGACGATCGACTTCGTCGTCCACGCCATCGGCTTCTCGGACAAGAACGAGCTGCGCGGCATGTACATGGACACCAGCCTGGACAACTTCCTGCTGACCATGAACATCTCGGCCTACAGCCTCGTCGCCGTGACGAAGCGGGCGTCCGAAATGATGAACGAAGGCGGCTCGATCCTGACGCTGACCTACTACGGCGCCGAAAAGGTCATGCCGCACTACAACGTGATGGGCGTCGCCAAGGCCGCGCTGGAAGCGTCGGTGCGCTATCTCGCCAACGATCTCGGCCCCCGCAACATCCGCGTCAACGCGATCTCGGCAGGCCCGATCAAGACGCTGGCGGCCAGCGGCATCGGCGATTTCCGCTACATCCTGAAGTGGAACGAGTACAACTCGCCGCTGCGCCGCAACGCGACGATCGACGATGTGGGCGGCTCGGGCCTCTACCTGCTGTCCGACCTCGCCTCGGGCGTGACCGGCGAAGTGCATCACGTCGATGCGGGCTATCACACCGTGGGCATGAAGCAGGAAGACGCACCGGACATCGCGCTGGTGTGA
- a CDS encoding demethoxyubiquinone hydroxylase family protein — MTASSYHKRRAAQRFSRMIRVDQAGEYGAVRIYAGQLAVMGSRGPHSNEIVHMLAQEEVHKARFDQMIAERGVRPTLLQPFWSVAGFALGAVTALIGPEGAMACTAAVETEIDKHYTQQIEEIGKDDPELAEVVHKFRDEEREHRDAALAAGAEKAPAYPLLYAAIRLGCKAAIRLSERF; from the coding sequence ATGACGGCCAGCAGCTATCACAAGCGCCGCGCGGCGCAGCGCTTCTCGCGCATGATCCGCGTCGATCAGGCGGGCGAGTACGGGGCAGTGCGCATCTATGCCGGGCAACTGGCGGTGATGGGATCGCGCGGGCCGCATTCGAACGAGATCGTCCACATGCTGGCGCAGGAAGAGGTCCACAAGGCGCGCTTCGATCAGATGATCGCCGAGCGCGGCGTGCGCCCGACGCTGCTCCAGCCGTTCTGGTCGGTCGCCGGGTTCGCGCTGGGCGCGGTGACGGCACTGATCGGGCCGGAAGGGGCGATGGCCTGCACGGCGGCGGTCGAGACCGAGATCGATAAGCACTATACCCAGCAGATCGAGGAGATCGGCAAGGACGATCCCGAACTGGCCGAGGTGGTCCACAAGTTCCGCGACGAGGAGCGCGAGCACCGCGACGCCGCGCTGGCCGCAGGGGCGGAGAAGGCGCCTGCCTATCCGCTGCTCTATGCGGCGATCCGGCTGGGCTGCAAGGCGGCGATCCGGTTGTCGGAACGCTTCTGA
- a CDS encoding disulfide bond formation protein B: protein MTVAVSPSLRLARIIALAVPVCALGGAYIGQYAFGLFPCEMCWWQRYPHFVALVLALLAFWWRPVRPLVAVAGLALLVTGLIGGYHAGVEYHWWKGVTECTSTVFSGGGGSSLDAVLSAPLIRCDVAQWSLFGISLAGWNFLFSTAGAIAIFLLLTRREKRFA, encoded by the coding sequence ATGACCGTTGCCGTTTCCCCTTCGCTTCGTCTGGCGCGCATCATCGCGCTGGCGGTTCCCGTCTGCGCGCTGGGTGGCGCCTATATCGGGCAGTACGCCTTCGGGCTGTTCCCGTGCGAGATGTGCTGGTGGCAGCGCTATCCGCATTTCGTGGCGCTGGTGCTGGCGCTGCTGGCGTTCTGGTGGCGCCCGGTACGTCCGCTGGTGGCGGTTGCGGGGCTTGCCTTGCTGGTCACGGGACTGATCGGCGGCTATCATGCCGGGGTCGAGTATCACTGGTGGAAGGGCGTGACCGAATGCACCTCCACCGTGTTTAGCGGCGGTGGCGGCAGTTCGCTCGACGCGGTGCTGTCGGCCCCGCTGATCCGCTGCGACGTGGCGCAGTGGAGCCTGTTCGGGATTTCGCTGGCCGGGTGGAACTTCCTGTTCTCCACCGCCGGTGCGATCGCGATTTTCCTGCTGCTGACGCGGCGCGAGAAGAGGTTTGCCTGA
- the pdxH gene encoding pyridoxamine 5'-phosphate oxidase, protein MSVTDADQSQIHEVIPHGDPFALFDVWMDEARASEPNDSNAMALATATPDGLPSVRMVLLKGHGPDGFVFYTNGHSRKGGEIAANPHVALLFHWKSLRRQIRIEGALSPVSDAEADAYFHSRARDSQLGAVASDQSAPLDSRETFLARYEAVRERFGEGEIERPRHWTGYRVVPQTIEFWHDRDFRLHERRRFVRDGEAGGWTSSLLYP, encoded by the coding sequence ATGAGCGTTACCGATGCGGACCAGAGCCAGATTCACGAAGTGATCCCGCACGGCGATCCCTTCGCGCTGTTCGATGTCTGGATGGACGAGGCGCGCGCGAGCGAGCCCAACGATTCGAACGCGATGGCGCTGGCGACGGCAACGCCGGACGGTCTGCCCTCGGTCCGCATGGTGCTGCTGAAAGGCCACGGCCCCGACGGCTTCGTGTTCTATACCAATGGCCACAGCCGCAAGGGGGGCGAGATCGCCGCGAACCCGCATGTCGCGCTGCTGTTCCACTGGAAGAGCCTGCGCCGCCAGATCCGCATCGAAGGCGCGCTCTCGCCGGTCAGCGATGCCGAGGCGGATGCCTATTTCCATTCGCGCGCCCGCGATTCGCAGCTGGGCGCGGTCGCTTCCGACCAGTCCGCCCCGCTCGATTCGCGCGAGACCTTCCTCGCCCGCTACGAGGCGGTGCGCGAACGCTTCGGAGAAGGCGAGATCGAGCGGCCGCGTCACTGGACCGGCTATCGCGTCGTCCCGCAGACGATCGAGTTCTGGCACGACCGCGACTTCCGCCTGCATGAGCGTCGCCGCTTCGTGCGGGACGGTGAAGCGGGCGGCTGGACCAGCTCGCTGCTCTATCCGTGA